From the genome of Coprobacillus cateniformis:
ATGATGACTTTGGAAAAAGTCTAGAGAATATCAATGACAGCTATGCCTATAGAGGAGAGAATACGGAGTACAACTACCAGTATCTTAGAGCAAGATACTATGAGACAGCAAATGGACGCTTCCTGTCAAGAGATAACTATCTGGGAGAGAGAAATGCAAGTGAATACAATCAGTATATCTATGCATTGAACAATCCATCTATGTATAAGGATCCCAGTGGACATTCGTGGCTGGGCGATTTATGGGATGGAATACAAAAAGTAGTGTCGGATATATATAATGGGGCAAAGAAGGCTATCAGTACAATCTATAATGGAGCTAAAACTGTTACAAAGGCGATTGTCAATACAGTTAAGAAGGCAGCAGACTTTGTAAACAAGAAAATCATTCAGCAGGCAGTCAAAGTCGTAAAGAATGTTGTCAATTCAATTATCAGTAGATCAAGCAACACTATAAGGAAAGTCGCAGATAAGGTTGATCAAGAAAAGAAAAAACAAGAATCTGCAAAAAAGAAGGCAGCAGAGCAGAAGAAACAGAAAGAGTCATTTGTTGAATATGCCAAAAATCATGGAATAGATGAAGCATATAGAAAGTATAACAGTATGGATAAGAGTCTTTTGAATGAAGCAGTCAAAGCTTATTGTGACACAATGGATCTTGATTATATATCAATCAATTATTCACTAAAAAGAATAATAAGATCAGAAGACTCAGAAATTGTACTGGTAGGAAAATATAAAATCATATGCGAAACCATAAAACATGCTGGAAATG
Proteins encoded in this window:
- a CDS encoding RHS repeat-associated core domain-containing protein; this translates as MFTYDDFGKSLENINDSYAYRGENTEYNYQYLRARYYETANGRFLSRDNYLGERNASEYNQYIYALNNPSMYKDPSGHSWLGDLWDGIQKVVSDIYNGAKKAISTIYNGAKTVTKAIVNTVKKAADFVNKKIIQQAVKVVKNVVNSIISRSSNTIRKVADKVDQEKKKQESAKKKAAEQKKQKESFVEYAKNHGIDEAYRKYNSMDKSLLNEAVKAYCDTMDLDYISINYSLKRIIRSEDSEIVLVGKYKIICETIKHAGNVNESAVQSSVGYSCASTIHKTYISKAIELLNYVRTQACNFPGVRVNTASKINTIYNYSYGTKQLTEQYVTNMNEHSRDMMEYIWSHPREYKPVKIWRDTGTYSGGRWEDAVYHVGSKQYHAYGNWLYTTFVPW